A region of Ochotona princeps isolate mOchPri1 chromosome 2, mOchPri1.hap1, whole genome shotgun sequence DNA encodes the following proteins:
- the CCN1 gene encoding CCN family member 1: MNYRTARALACAVTLLHLTRLALSTCPAACHCPLEAPKCAPGVGLVRDGCGCCKVCAKQLNEDCSKTQPCDHTKGLECNFGASSTALKGICRAQSEGRPCEYNSRIYQNGESFQPNCKHQCTCIDGAVGCIPLCPQELSLPNLGCPNPRLVKVTGQCCEEWVCDEDSIKDPLDEDQEEQDDLLGKGLGFDASEVELTRNNELIAIGKGGPLKRLPVFGMEPRIFYNPLHGRKCIVQTTSWSQCSKTCGTGISTRVTNDNSECRLVKETRICEVRPCGQLAYSSLKKGKKCSKTKKSPEPVKFTYAGCSSIKKYRPKYCGSCVDGRCCMPQQTRTVKMRFLCEDGETFSKNVMMIQSCKCSYNCPHANEASFPFYRLFNDIHKFRD; the protein is encoded by the exons ATGAACTACCGCACCGCCAGGGCACTCGCCTGCGCCGTCACCCTCCTGCACTTGACCAGGCTG GCGCTCTCCACCTGCCCCGCCGCCTGCCACTGCCCCCTAGAGGCACCCAAGTGCGCCCCGGGCGTCGGGCTGGTCCGGGATGGCTGTGGCTGCTGTAAGGTCTGCGCCAAGCAGCTCAACGAGGACTGCAGCAAAACGCAGCCCTGCGACCACACCAAGGGGCTGGAATGCAACTTCGGCGCCAGCTCCACCGCTCTGAAGGGGATCTGCAGAG ctcAGTCGGAAGGCAGACCCTGTGAATACAACTCTCGCATCTACCAGAACGGGGAGAGTTTCCAGCCCAACTGTAAACATCAGTGTACCTGCATCGATGGTGCCGTGGGCTGCATTCCTCTGTGTCCCCAAGAGCTGTCCCTCCCCAACCTGGGCTGTCCCAATCCCCGACTGGTCAAAGTCACCGGGCAGTGCTGCGAAGAGTGGGTCTGCGATGAGGACAGCATCAAGGACCCCTTGGATGAAGATCAGGAAGAGCAGGACGACCTCCTGGGCAAGGGCCTGGGCTTCGATGCCTCCGAGGTGGAGTTAACCAGGAACAACGAGCTGATCGCTATTGGCAAAGGTGGCCCGCTGAAGAGACTGCCTG TTTTTGGCATGGAGCCTCGCATCTTTTACAATCCATTACACGGCCGGAAATGCATCGTTCAGACAACTTCCTGGTCGCAGTGCTCCAAGACCTGTGGAACTGGCATCTCCACGCGTGTCACCAATGACAATTCGGAATGCCGCCTGGTGAAAGAGACCCGAATCTGTGAAGTGCGACCTTGTGGACAGCTGGCATACAGCAGCCTGAAG AAGGGCAAGAAATGCAGCAAGACCAAAAAGTCTCCTGAGCCAGTGAAGTTTACCTACGCCGGGTGTTCAAGCATCAAGAAATACCGGCCCAAGTACTGCGGCTCGTGTGTGGATGGCCGATGCTGTATGCCCCAGCAGACCAGGACGGTGAAGATGCGATTCCTCTGCGAAGATGGGGAGACATTCTCCAAGAATGTCATGATGATCCAGTCCTGCAAGTGCAGTTACAACTGCCCACATGCCAACGAAGCTTCCTTTCCCTTCTACAGGCTCTTCAATGACATTCACAAATTCCGGGACTAA